From Borrelia sp. RT5S, the proteins below share one genomic window:
- the tmk gene encoding dTMP kinase, with protein sequence MSRVLKNFYCVEGIDGSGKTTMIQRLQELCNSKLKYHFTKEPSEGVIGEFIRKQLSNFKNPLQEISLAHLYTADRYEHLYNPRDGIIKILTKPKTKVITDRYLFSSIAYQGDLGQKLNKDFPLPEILFFIKTDPRIAHERIRKTRIQPDLFEFEAKKLHDISERYEALLKDLKHSLDVVYIKNSDEKDLEIGARQIFNLIKF encoded by the coding sequence GTGAGTAGGGTTTTGAAAAACTTTTATTGCGTAGAAGGTATCGATGGTAGCGGGAAGACAACTATGATCCAGAGGTTACAAGAACTTTGTAATAGCAAATTAAAATACCATTTCACAAAAGAACCTTCAGAAGGAGTAATTGGAGAATTTATCAGGAAACAATTATCCAATTTTAAAAACCCACTGCAAGAAATATCACTAGCACACCTGTATACAGCAGATAGATATGAACATCTCTACAATCCAAGAGACGGTATAATAAAAATATTAACCAAACCCAAAACAAAAGTAATAACTGACAGATATTTATTCTCATCCATTGCATATCAAGGAGATTTGGGGCAAAAACTAAACAAAGACTTCCCATTACCCGAAATACTTTTCTTTATAAAAACAGATCCTAGGATTGCACATGAACGTATTAGAAAAACCAGAATACAACCTGACCTCTTTGAGTTTGAAGCAAAAAAGCTTCACGATATCAGTGAAAGATATGAAGCGCTACTTAAAGATCTCAAGCACTCGCTCGATGTAGTCTACATCAAAAACTCAGATGAGAAAGACTTGGAAATAGGGGCAAGACAAATATTTAATTTAATCAAATTTTAA
- the tilS gene encoding tRNA lysidine(34) synthetase TilS, with product MFWNSIKGRIESFYEKNTLTKGKVIVAFSGGADSTALLLNLREYLDNNIMALYFAHCIRPEYEQNREIEHIEKFCSLYDIPFQIKRCSVDIVGEASRLRRSIEELAREYRYNALLESFKENRARYIALAHNRGDQFETLVMRFFQGSFLDGLSGIPIINGNIIRPLLEVSRKEIEEFLFLNKIIYSVDSTNGEDFYLRNKIRNKLMPVIGEIFAGYEKSLKRVSEFSSEFVHFFDKKRFLPFNRGNYYYSFDAVIFFELPKYLVFRTIFNILNLEGLLLNVSYRSLEEIFRVDHVKKKSVTLIRNNYFFLEKRRDRINLMLRQVEELYEPFDFILKLNEYYSLSLGKILLECLECEDGSVLELRFCSYEFKYRFFKNKLKAKRFFSKFVRYNPLYLMLLVLEGKVVGIINLNTLDLVWSDKSILRKISISLIGGFLKE from the coding sequence ATGTTTTGGAACAGTATAAAAGGAAGGATAGAGAGTTTTTATGAAAAAAATACACTGACTAAGGGAAAGGTGATTGTCGCTTTCTCGGGGGGTGCGGATTCCACCGCTTTGCTGCTAAATTTGAGAGAGTATTTGGATAATAACATTATGGCTCTTTATTTTGCACATTGCATAAGGCCTGAGTACGAACAAAATAGGGAAATAGAACACATAGAAAAATTTTGCAGTCTTTATGATATTCCTTTTCAGATAAAGCGTTGCAGTGTTGACATAGTGGGGGAAGCTAGTCGACTTCGTAGGTCGATTGAGGAATTAGCCAGAGAGTACCGTTATAATGCTTTGTTGGAATCTTTCAAAGAAAATAGGGCCAGATACATTGCGCTTGCGCATAATAGAGGGGATCAATTTGAAACTTTAGTTATGAGATTTTTTCAAGGTTCTTTCTTAGATGGGCTTTCTGGTATTCCAATCATTAATGGGAATATTATCAGGCCCTTGCTTGAGGTGTCCAGAAAAGAAATTGAGGAATTTCTTTTCTTAAATAAGATTATTTATTCTGTTGATAGTACCAATGGTGAAGACTTCTATTTAAGAAACAAGATCAGAAATAAGCTAATGCCCGTTATTGGTGAGATTTTTGCAGGATACGAGAAGAGCTTAAAGAGGGTGTCTGAATTTTCGAGTGAATTTGTGCATTTTTTTGACAAAAAGAGGTTTTTACCCTTCAATAGGGGTAATTATTATTATTCTTTTGATGCTGTTATTTTTTTTGAATTACCTAAGTATTTGGTTTTTAGGACTATTTTTAATATTTTAAATTTAGAGGGGCTTTTGTTAAATGTATCATACAGATCTCTTGAAGAGATTTTTAGAGTAGATCATGTTAAGAAGAAGAGCGTAACTTTAATAAGAAATAATTATTTTTTTTTAGAAAAGCGTAGAGATAGAATTAATCTCATGTTAAGACAAGTTGAGGAGTTATATGAACCTTTCGATTTTATCTTAAAACTTAATGAGTATTATAGTTTATCTTTAGGTAAGATTTTGTTAGAATGTTTGGAGTGCGAAGATGGTTCTGTATTAGAATTAAGATTCTGTTCTTATGAATTTAAATATAGATTTTTTAAAAATAAGCTAAAAGCGAAGAGGTTCTTTTCTAAATTTGTAAGATATAATCCTCTCTATTTAATGTTGTTGGTGTTAGAAGGTAAGGTGGTTGGAATTATTAATTTAAATACTTTGGACTTAGTGTGGAGCGATAAGAGCATTCTTAGAAAAATTAGTATATCTTTGATCGGAGGATTTTTAAAGGAATGA
- a CDS encoding S1C family serine protease — protein MCKEVFLIIVLVFSCKTVREIDDKQIYYIPSESIDGHIKDNNFEIALSSFYNLKNSEFEIDQDLLDLKDKALSGIESEYLSFYQKKEYDKALHKLETLNLFGVMLREGKEQLILRHLENLKIEDPNLASFFAKYYLFDNAFSSLKDFILNEESPSRNVLLDTSVLTVWVNMGTKLLNGNMVPNIALGTAFVIDKVKGYALTNYHVISSQIDKEYNGISSLYVRLPRGKGEKLPAKVIAYSREMDLALIKVAFKVENQFDLNYPSDINIGDKIYAMGSPMGLEKTITSGIISGKNRDLLPVGDSYQIDAAINRGNSGGPVVNEAGEFIGITFAGILHTQGLNFVIPSKWVLKVLPFMYGGGNLKNQWLGLIFSESLGKLEVSYVVPNSPADIGGIRSGDSFLSVDSLNFEGLRELQYYILQKKSMVKVTYRRDNKDYEVYLYPQERPEDIIESVLKIDSLKNLMGAFLGLSLNLVSAREYRVTKVFSNRIGSELNFRINDDIFIYDFKYLKNKKVFVLLLYAKKLFSGYLGAPLQLVIPFDSLAFV, from the coding sequence ATGTGTAAAGAGGTTTTTCTTATCATCGTATTGGTTTTTTCGTGCAAAACGGTAAGGGAAATAGACGACAAGCAGATTTATTATATTCCATCTGAGAGTATAGACGGGCACATTAAGGATAATAACTTCGAAATTGCTCTTTCTAGTTTCTACAACTTAAAAAACAGTGAATTTGAAATTGATCAAGATCTTTTAGACCTAAAAGATAAAGCTTTGTCTGGGATTGAGAGTGAATATCTAAGTTTTTATCAGAAAAAAGAGTATGATAAGGCTCTCCATAAGCTTGAAACTTTAAATTTGTTTGGTGTTATGCTTCGCGAGGGTAAGGAGCAATTGATATTAAGACATCTTGAAAATTTAAAGATTGAAGATCCAAATCTTGCAAGTTTTTTTGCAAAATATTATTTATTTGATAATGCTTTTAGTTCTTTAAAAGATTTTATTCTTAATGAAGAGTCTCCTTCAAGGAATGTATTACTTGATACATCTGTTTTAACGGTTTGGGTAAATATGGGTACTAAGTTGTTAAATGGAAATATGGTGCCAAATATTGCTTTGGGAACAGCTTTTGTTATTGATAAGGTGAAGGGGTATGCCTTGACTAATTATCATGTAATTAGCTCTCAGATTGATAAGGAATATAACGGAATTTCAAGCCTTTATGTCAGGCTTCCAAGGGGTAAGGGAGAGAAACTGCCTGCGAAGGTAATTGCCTATTCTCGGGAAATGGATCTTGCTTTAATTAAGGTTGCTTTTAAAGTAGAGAATCAGTTTGATTTAAATTATCCTTCAGATATTAATATTGGGGATAAAATTTATGCAATGGGTTCTCCTATGGGACTTGAAAAGACTATCACTTCAGGGATAATATCTGGTAAAAATAGGGATTTGTTGCCTGTTGGCGATTCGTATCAAATTGATGCTGCCATTAATCGGGGAAATTCTGGTGGACCCGTAGTAAATGAAGCTGGTGAATTTATTGGGATTACATTTGCTGGAATTTTACATACGCAAGGTCTTAATTTCGTTATTCCTTCAAAATGGGTTTTAAAGGTTTTGCCCTTTATGTATGGAGGGGGGAATTTAAAAAATCAGTGGTTGGGGTTGATATTCTCTGAAAGTTTAGGAAAATTGGAAGTATCATATGTTGTGCCTAATTCTCCTGCAGATATTGGTGGAATTAGGAGTGGAGATTCTTTTCTTAGTGTTGATTCTTTAAACTTTGAAGGTTTAAGAGAGCTTCAGTACTATATCTTGCAAAAAAAATCTATGGTAAAAGTTACTTATAGAAGAGATAATAAGGATTATGAGGTTTATCTTTATCCACAAGAGAGGCCAGAGGATATAATTGAGAGTGTTTTAAAGATAGATTCTTTAAAAAATTTAATGGGAGCTTTTTTGGGGTTAAGTTTAAATTTGGTCTCTGCAAGAGAATATAGGGTTACTAAAGTGTTTTCCAATAGAATAGGGAGTGAACTTAATTTTAGGATAAATGATGATATTTTTATTTATGATTTTAAATATCTTAAAAATAAAAAGGTATTTGTTTTATTGCTTTATGCAAAAAAGTTATTCTCGGGCTATTTAGGAGCTCCTTTACAGCTTGTTATTCCGTTTGATTCCCTTGCATTTGTATAA
- the ftsH gene encoding ATP-dependent zinc metalloprotease FtsH, translated as MNINNNNLNNGKSNNKKKNKNWILCLVIVFLILAIFMSYFMRGGETYRNVPYSTFQTYLDSGLIESVVIIDKSQIQFVVKNSNLGKSYFSTSIPYLDINLLAELRSKKVEVSSGKSQASLISVLLQTLPWILFFVFFFFIFRQTQGGGGKVFSFGKSNAQKYEAGKNRVTFKDVAGQEEAKQELNEVVEFLKNPKKFEKIGARIPKGVLLVGSPGTGKTLLAKAVAGEAGVNFFHMSGSDFVEMFVGVGASRVRDLFDNARKNSPCIVFIDELDAVGRSRGAGLGGGHDEREQTLNQLLVEMDGFGTYTNVIVMAATNRPDVLDSALLRPGRFDRQVTVTLPDIKEREAILNIHAQKTKLAKDINLQVIARATPGASGADLANLINEGALIAARNDQSEILMKDLEEARDKILMGVAKKSMTITDRQKLETAYHEAGHALLHYYLEHADPLHKVTIIPRGRALGVAFSLPKEDRLSINKHQILDKIKICYGGYASEQINLGFTTAGVQNDLMQATNLAKKMVTEWGMGEDVGPIFLVDDDAPIFLPKEFSKSKAYSENTADRVDREVKRILEECLRAASDILVKHKDQLIKLAEALVLRETLTDIEVRELLGFGIVEDEYDQNLAKADLEIVNG; from the coding sequence ATGAATATTAACAATAACAATTTGAACAATGGGAAATCTAATAACAAAAAGAAAAATAAAAATTGGATTTTATGTCTTGTTATAGTCTTCTTAATCCTAGCTATATTCATGTCTTATTTTATGAGAGGGGGGGAAACATACAGGAATGTTCCTTATAGTACGTTTCAGACTTATCTAGATAGTGGACTGATTGAGTCGGTTGTAATAATTGATAAGAGTCAAATTCAATTTGTTGTCAAGAATTCAAACTTGGGAAAATCTTATTTCTCGACTAGTATTCCCTATTTGGATATAAATTTACTTGCCGAGCTGAGGAGTAAGAAAGTTGAGGTAAGCTCTGGTAAGAGTCAAGCATCCTTAATTAGTGTGCTTCTTCAGACCTTACCGTGGATATTGTTTTTTGTCTTTTTTTTCTTTATTTTTCGTCAAACCCAAGGAGGAGGAGGTAAGGTTTTTTCATTCGGGAAGAGTAATGCTCAAAAATATGAAGCAGGGAAGAATAGGGTTACTTTTAAGGATGTGGCTGGACAAGAGGAAGCTAAACAGGAACTTAATGAGGTTGTGGAATTTCTTAAGAATCCTAAAAAGTTTGAAAAGATAGGCGCAAGAATACCAAAGGGCGTTCTTTTAGTTGGGTCTCCTGGGACTGGAAAAACTTTGCTCGCTAAGGCTGTTGCTGGGGAGGCTGGTGTAAATTTTTTTCACATGTCGGGGTCCGATTTTGTTGAGATGTTTGTGGGTGTTGGAGCAAGTCGTGTTAGAGATTTGTTTGATAATGCTAGAAAAAACTCTCCTTGCATCGTATTTATAGATGAACTTGATGCTGTTGGTAGAAGCCGGGGGGCTGGACTCGGGGGGGGGCACGATGAGAGGGAGCAGACTCTTAATCAGTTATTGGTAGAGATGGATGGATTTGGAACGTATACTAATGTAATTGTGATGGCGGCAACAAATAGGCCTGATGTGCTAGATTCTGCTTTGCTAAGACCTGGAAGGTTTGATAGGCAGGTGACGGTTACTCTCCCAGATATTAAAGAAAGAGAAGCGATACTAAATATTCACGCGCAGAAGACTAAGCTGGCTAAAGATATTAATTTACAGGTAATAGCAAGAGCAACTCCTGGGGCCAGTGGTGCTGATCTTGCGAATTTAATCAACGAAGGGGCTTTAATTGCTGCAAGAAATGATCAATCTGAGATTTTGATGAAGGATTTAGAGGAAGCTAGGGATAAAATATTGATGGGTGTTGCCAAAAAATCTATGACTATTACTGATAGGCAAAAACTCGAAACAGCTTATCATGAGGCAGGGCATGCATTGCTTCATTATTATCTTGAACATGCAGATCCGCTGCATAAGGTTACTATTATCCCTAGAGGTAGAGCGCTTGGAGTGGCCTTTTCTCTTCCTAAGGAGGATAGGCTTTCAATAAATAAGCATCAGATTCTTGACAAGATTAAGATATGTTATGGTGGTTATGCTAGCGAGCAGATTAATTTAGGTTTTACCACTGCTGGGGTACAGAACGACTTGATGCAGGCTACTAATTTGGCAAAAAAGATGGTCACAGAATGGGGGATGGGAGAGGATGTAGGTCCGATATTTTTAGTCGATGATGATGCTCCTATTTTCCTTCCAAAAGAATTTTCTAAATCGAAAGCGTACTCTGAGAATACTGCGGATAGGGTAGATAGAGAAGTCAAGAGGATTTTGGAGGAGTGTTTAAGAGCAGCTTCAGATATTTTGGTTAAACATAAAGACCAGTTAATTAAACTTGCAGAAGCTTTGGTTTTAAGAGAAACTTTAACAGATATTGAGGTAAGGGAGCTCTTGGGGTTCGGTATAGTTGAAGATGAGTATGATCAGAATCTAGCAAAGGCCGATCTTGAGATTGTGAATGGATAA
- a CDS encoding thymidine kinase — translation MNFYLNFASGERDSRLDNMISVSHFDFRSSLNLMLVVGPMGSGKTEYAARIYKDSLVIKNKSLKILNSITKGSRNRANVFFIRNFLDRKRFKDCPENGIPYRGGVVDGVSGVGFSGNSFDVEKIVEDNSQYGTFVIDEACFYEERLVFVLSRLALDLDILFVLPTLIYNFRKEIFNNTAKLLIEYSDKVCRIGAYCEHDSCMDESFLTYRYYFYEGQEIAAPYFDPLLIVGGDGIVESAIYPNYAARCSKHHYLVGREYFFTVLKPFALLYVQGDKELFEREILCLNSGKCSSTFESSLSTESRGKCEIEVLNNLFKLPFLAERALITLALEYNILSRDDFKELVSKFSLNRDYIQKIFVSKDQKESFGIP, via the coding sequence ATGAATTTTTATTTGAATTTTGCCAGTGGAGAAAGGGATTCTAGGCTGGATAATATGATCTCTGTTAGCCATTTTGATTTTAGAAGTAGTTTAAATCTGATGCTTGTAGTTGGGCCTATGGGAAGTGGAAAGACTGAATATGCGGCTAGAATTTATAAGGACTCTCTTGTTATTAAGAATAAATCCCTAAAAATATTAAATTCTATAACTAAGGGAAGCAGGAATAGAGCTAATGTATTTTTTATTAGAAATTTTCTTGATAGGAAAAGGTTTAAGGATTGTCCAGAAAATGGTATTCCTTATAGAGGAGGTGTGGTTGATGGGGTTAGTGGCGTTGGATTCTCGGGTAATTCTTTTGATGTTGAAAAAATAGTAGAAGATAACTCTCAGTATGGTACTTTTGTTATCGATGAGGCTTGTTTTTATGAAGAACGCTTGGTTTTTGTTTTAAGCAGGCTTGCGTTGGACTTGGATATTTTATTTGTGTTGCCCACCTTGATTTACAATTTCAGAAAAGAGATTTTTAATAATACTGCTAAACTCTTGATAGAATATTCGGATAAAGTTTGTCGTATTGGTGCTTATTGTGAACATGATAGCTGCATGGATGAGTCTTTTTTAACATATAGATATTATTTTTACGAGGGACAAGAAATAGCAGCTCCTTACTTTGATCCCTTGTTGATCGTTGGGGGGGATGGGATTGTTGAGTCTGCTATTTATCCGAATTATGCTGCAAGATGTTCTAAGCACCATTATCTTGTGGGTAGAGAATATTTTTTCACTGTTCTTAAACCTTTTGCCTTGCTATATGTTCAAGGTGATAAGGAATTATTTGAGAGAGAAATATTGTGTTTAAATAGTGGTAAATGCAGCTCAACTTTTGAAAGTTCTCTTTCAACCGAGTCCAGGGGGAAATGTGAGATTGAAGTTTTAAATAATTTATTTAAACTGCCTTTTTTGGCCGAAAGAGCTTTAATTACACTCGCATTGGAATATAATATTCTCAGCAGGGACGACTTTAAAGAACTTGTTAGCAAATTTTCTCTTAACAGGGACTACATTCAAAAGATATTCGTTTCAAAAGATCAAAAAGAAAGTTTTGGGATACCCTAG